A single Pseudodesulfovibrio aespoeensis Aspo-2 DNA region contains:
- a CDS encoding DUF2157 domain-containing protein yields MKFSTQDLDWAVAAAVISGETRDTLVAALEKRYEHRPSLSFTNVLYYLGGLIVIAAMTLYVGRAWGDLGGGGHLAVALVYAAVYLLAGSALWRRGHRIPGGILVTAAVCMTPMAVYGAQEMSGLWIFEHPGAYRDFYHWIKGGWAVMEIATMAAGLLALRFYRFPFITLPIAFCAWFMSMDLASILYGPDFSWEQRRIVSLWFGLVMLAASYAVDRRTREDYAFWGYFFGMCAFWGGLTFTDSDSELGKFVYCLINLGLMGVSVLLQRRVFIIFGAMGVAGYLSHLAQDVFQSTLGFSFALSGLGLLVIAAGLLYHRHQKRIETWLVNRLPHALRKTLPQYRS; encoded by the coding sequence ATGAAATTTTCCACGCAGGATCTGGACTGGGCCGTTGCCGCGGCCGTCATCTCCGGCGAGACCCGCGACACCCTGGTCGCCGCCCTGGAGAAACGCTACGAGCACCGGCCTTCGCTGAGCTTTACCAATGTCCTGTACTATCTCGGTGGCCTGATCGTCATCGCGGCCATGACCCTGTATGTCGGCCGGGCCTGGGGCGACCTGGGCGGGGGCGGCCATCTGGCCGTGGCCCTGGTCTACGCCGCCGTCTATCTCCTGGCCGGTAGCGCCCTGTGGCGCAGGGGGCACCGCATTCCGGGCGGGATTCTGGTCACTGCGGCGGTCTGCATGACCCCCATGGCGGTCTACGGCGCGCAGGAAATGTCCGGGCTATGGATATTCGAACATCCCGGCGCGTACCGGGACTTCTACCATTGGATCAAAGGCGGCTGGGCCGTCATGGAAATCGCCACCATGGCCGCCGGGCTGCTGGCTCTCCGTTTCTACCGGTTCCCGTTCATCACCCTGCCCATCGCCTTTTGCGCCTGGTTCATGTCCATGGATCTCGCGAGCATCCTCTACGGCCCGGACTTCTCCTGGGAGCAGCGGCGGATCGTTTCCCTGTGGTTCGGCCTAGTCATGCTCGCCGCGTCCTACGCCGTTGACCGGCGCACCCGCGAGGACTACGCCTTCTGGGGCTATTTCTTCGGCATGTGCGCCTTCTGGGGCGGGCTGACGTTCACGGACAGCGACAGCGAACTCGGCAAGTTCGTCTACTGCCTGATCAACCTCGGCCTGATGGGCGTCTCGGTGCTGCTGCAACGCCGCGTCTTCATCATTTTCGGCGCCATGGGCGTTGCCGGGTATCTCAGCCACCTCGCGCAGGATGTCTTCCAGAGCACCCTGGGCTTCTCATTCGCCCTGAGCGGCCTCGGCCTGCTCGTCATCGCCGCCGGACTTCTCTACCACCGCCACCAAAAACGCATCGAGACATGGCTGGTCAACCGCCTCCCCCATGCACTCAGGAAAACCCTGCCCCAATATCGATCCTGA